From Oncorhynchus mykiss isolate Arlee chromosome 6, USDA_OmykA_1.1, whole genome shotgun sequence, the proteins below share one genomic window:
- the LOC110526284 gene encoding uncharacterized protein KIAA0754 codes for MGGKLSKRKKGYDVSDPKDKKEEITVAAVSAVEAVTHVVESKAPAPVAKLAAKTAPKVSAAVEGAVESTVVAITEATEEALSAIEAVAKGATAEPAAVPDEPVAAPAEPAPAAEEPATSEEPATAPEDPAPAAAPEEPAASGEPVDAPEEPAAVAEEPAAAPEEPAAPEKPVAAPEEPAPAAEEPVASREPAAAPEDPAPAAAPEEPAASEEPVDAPEEPAAVAEEPAAAPEEPAAPEKPVAAPEEPAPAAEEPVASREPAAAPEDPAPAAAPEEPAASEEPVAAPEEPAAVAEEPAAAPEELAAPEEPVAAPEEPAAAEEPAASPEEPAAAPEEPAAATDKTEAPEEPAALKEPAAAPKEPAVEEPVPEEPVPEEPATAPKELAPEEPAAAQKQPAPEEPAVAPKEPAVEEPPSEEPAAAPKEPAPEEPEAAPKEPAPEEPVAASVELAAAPENASEATEQATEVTAEITDTTEPEPAAPEPETETVTGKAPETEAVVEAPVEAEAASPAPEEEPASVAEAVSESATEAAAEPEADSIPQPAAEELPLPVEESVAELESEAADAVTEAAEPDAADIAEPIPEIIISESAAPAAAEEASAEQEEAVLDNKEVVSSVEATAEPSAPEVNGECQEQAVEPAAVSAPEPQQKECVNGIDKPEDAVEVQSYCELKKNLNLPGDIQIPEAIGEAISQAVDLV; via the coding sequence ATGGGAGGCAAGCTGAGCAAGCGGAAGAAGGGGTACGATGTCAGCGACCCAAAGGACAAGAAGGAGGAGATTACTGTGGCTGCTGTGAGTGCCGTTGAGGCCGTGACCCATGTTGTGGAGAGCAAAGCACCAGCTCCGGTCGCTAAGTTGGCAGCGAAGACTGCTCCTAAAGTGTCTGCTGCGGTGGAGGGAGCAGTGGAGTCGACAGTGGTAGCCATCACAGAAGCGACAGAAGAGGCACTGTCAGCTATAGAGGCCGTGGCCAAGGGGGCCACCGCAGAGCCAGCGGCTGTACCAGATGAACCTGTGGCAGCACCGGCAGAACCAGCGCCAGCAGCAGAAGAACCAGCGACTTCAGAAGAACCAGCCACAGCACCAGAGGACCCAGCGCCAGCTGCAGCACCAGAAGAACCTGCAGCCTCAGGAGAGCCAGTGGATGCACCGGAAGAACCTGCAGCAGTAGCAGAGGAACCAGCCGCAGCACCAGAAGAACCTGCAGCCCCAGAAAAGCCAGTGGCGGCACCGGAAGAGCCTGCGCCAGCAGCAGAAGAACCGGTGGCTTCAAGAGAACCAGCTGCAGCACCAGAGGACCCAGCGCCAGCTGCAGCACCAGAAGAACCTGCAGCCTCAGAAGAGCCAGTGGATGCACCGGAAGAACCTGCAGCAGTAGCAGAGGAACCAGCCGCAGCACCAGAAGAACCTGCAGCCCCAGAAAAGCCAGTGGCGGCACCGGAAGAACCTGCGCCAGCAGCAGAAGAACCGGTGGCTTCAAGAGAACCAGCTGCAGCACCAGAGGACCCAGCGCCAGCTGCAGCACCAGAAGAACCTGCAGCCTCAGAAGAGCCAGTGGCAGCACCGGAAGAACCTGCAGCAGTAGCAGAGGAACCAGCCGCAGCTCCAGAAGAGCTTGCAGCTCCAGAAGAGCCCGTGGCAGCACCGGAAGAACCTGCAGCAGCTGAGGAACCAGCGGCATCACCAGAGGAACCTGCGGCAGCACCAGAGGAACCTGCGGCAGCAACAGATAAAACAGAGGCACCGGAAGAACCAGCGGCACTAAAGGAACCAGCGGCTGCACCAAAAGAGCCTGCAGTGGAAGAGCCTGTACCAGAAGAGCCTGTACCAGAAGAGCCTGCAACAGCACCAAAAGAACTTGCACCAGAAGAGCCTGCAGCAGCCCAAAAACAACCTGCACCAGAAGAGCCTGCAGTAGCACCAAAAGAGCCTGCAGTGGAAGAGCCTCCATCAGAAGAGCCTGCGGCAGCACCAAAAGAACCTGCACCAGAGGAGCCTGAGGCAGCACCAAAAGAGCCTGCACCAGAAGAGCCTGTGGCAGCCTCTGTGGAGCTAGCTGCAGCACCAGAAAATGCTTCTGAGGCTACAGAACAAGCCACAGAAGTGACAGCCGAGATTACAGACACTACAGAACCAGAGCCTGCCGCTCCAGAGCCTGAAACAGAGACTGTTACAGGGAAGGCCCCAGAAACTGAGGCTGTGGTCGAGGCACCAGTAGAGGCAGAAGCAGCTTCACCCGCCCCGGAGGAGGAGCCTGCATCAGTTGCAGAAGCCGTGTCAGAGTCAGCCACAGAGGCAGCCGCAGAGCCAGAGGCAGATTCCATCCCACAACCAGCCGCTGAAGAGCTCCCCCTACCTGTAGAAGAATCCGTAGCAGAGCTTGAATCTGAAGCTGCTGATGCAGTAACTGAAGCAGCAGAGCCAGATGCTGCCGACATCGCAGAACCCATCCCGGAGATCATCATTTCAGAATCTGCTGCACCTGCTGCTGCAGAGGAGGCCAGCGCTGAGCAAGAGGAGGCTGTGCTGGACAACAAGGAAGTTGTTTCCTCAGTGGAGGCTACTGCTGAGCCTTCTGCCCCTGAGGTCAATGGGGAGTGTCAGGAGCAGGCGGTCGAGCCGGCTGCCGTGTCTGCCCCGGAGCCACAGCAAAAGGAATGTGTCAATGGCATTGACAAGCCAGAGGATGCCGTTGAGGTGCAAAGTTACTGCGAATTAAAAAAGAACTTGAACCTGCCTGGCGACATCCAGATTCCTGAGGCAATCGGTGAGGCAATAAGTCAGGCTGTAGACTTGGTCTGA